One region of Candidatus Dependentiae bacterium genomic DNA includes:
- the gatC gene encoding Asp-tRNA(Asn)/Glu-tRNA(Gln) amidotransferase subunit GatC, giving the protein MTKVTKEEVKKFAEMTKVSFQEHEWDGIITQLNDVLSYAERVVQIAQQQVDSPSIKNVNADRADVAIPSNVQAILAQAPQQEDNYFVVPKFLDN; this is encoded by the coding sequence ATGACTAAAGTTACAAAAGAAGAAGTTAAAAAGTTTGCAGAGATGACCAAGGTGTCTTTTCAAGAGCATGAGTGGGATGGGATTATTACGCAATTGAATGATGTTTTATCCTATGCTGAAAGAGTTGTTCAAATTGCTCAGCAACAAGTGGACAGTCCTTCTATAAAAAATGTTAATGCTGATAGGGCAGATGTTGCGATTCCATCAAACGTTCAAGCGATTTTAGCGCAAGCGCCACAGCAAGAAGACAACTACTTTGTAGTCCCTAAATTTTTAGATAATTAA